A single region of the Arthrobacter sp. zg-Y820 genome encodes:
- the pgl gene encoding 6-phosphogluconolactonase, whose translation MKHSPNGVSIHPNVEALTAATAGRLITKLVDVQSRRGEATVVLTGGTVGIAVLDAVSTAPARVAVDWSKVNFWWGDERFLPADSPDRNAVQARGALLSRLPVDPARVHPVPASDDAASVEDAAAGYARALAAAAAQEDLPWGVKSRDPRLPRFDVLLLGVGPDAHIASLFPEMAGVRTTGETVVAVRNAPKPPPERVSLTLEAINTAEEVWLTVAGEDKAGAVGLALAGAGPVQVPAAGARGLIKTRWLIDQAASSQLPDRLLDPEGSGSGTGN comes from the coding sequence ATGAAGCACTCACCCAACGGAGTGAGCATCCACCCGAATGTCGAGGCCCTGACCGCGGCGACCGCTGGCCGGCTGATCACCAAGCTGGTGGACGTGCAGAGCCGGCGCGGGGAAGCCACGGTGGTGCTGACCGGCGGCACCGTGGGAATCGCCGTGCTCGACGCCGTCTCCACGGCCCCGGCCCGGGTTGCCGTGGACTGGTCCAAGGTGAACTTCTGGTGGGGCGACGAACGCTTCCTGCCGGCGGACTCCCCCGACCGCAATGCCGTGCAGGCCCGCGGTGCCCTGCTGTCACGGCTTCCCGTGGACCCCGCCCGGGTGCATCCGGTTCCCGCGTCCGACGACGCCGCCTCCGTTGAGGACGCGGCGGCCGGCTACGCCCGCGCATTGGCCGCAGCTGCCGCGCAGGAGGACCTGCCGTGGGGCGTGAAGTCCCGGGACCCCAGGCTGCCCCGGTTCGACGTGCTTCTGCTGGGGGTTGGCCCCGACGCACACATCGCCTCGCTGTTCCCCGAGATGGCCGGCGTTCGCACCACCGGAGAAACCGTGGTGGCCGTGCGCAACGCTCCCAAGCCGCCGCCGGAGCGGGTGTCGCTGACCCTGGAGGCGATCAACACCGCCGAAGAGGTGTGGCTGACCGTCGCCGGCGAGGACAAGGCCGGTGCGGTGGGCCTGGCCCTGGCCGGCGCCGGACCGGTCCAGGTACCCGCCGCCGGAGCACGCGGACTGATCAAGACCCGCTGGCTCATCGACCAGGCGGCCTCCTCCCAGCTGCCCGACCGGCTTCTGGACCCCGAGGGCTCCGGGTCCGGCACCGGGAACTAG
- the secG gene encoding preprotein translocase subunit SecG: MEILKIILLVLLAITSLLLTLLILLHKGRGGGMSDMFGGGMTSSMGSSGVAEKNLNRFTVILGLSWGAVIVALGLIQRFSGEA; the protein is encoded by the coding sequence GTGGAAATTCTGAAGATTATCCTGTTGGTTCTTCTTGCCATCACCAGCCTGTTGCTGACGTTGCTCATCCTGCTCCACAAGGGGCGGGGCGGCGGCATGTCGGACATGTTCGGCGGCGGCATGACCAGCAGCATGGGTTCCTCCGGGGTTGCCGAAAAGAACCTTAACCGCTTCACCGTCATCCTGGGACTCTCGTGGGGAGCCGTGATTGTCGCCCTGGGCCTGATCCAGCGCTTCTCCGGCGAAGCTTAG
- the tpiA gene encoding triose-phosphate isomerase — protein MTTSTNGKFDRTPLIAGNWKMNMDHVQGITLLQKLAWTLKDAQHDYNRVEAAIFPPFTDLRSVQTLIRGDKLDLEYGAQDLSPQDSGAYTGDISGAFLSKLGCKYVLVGHSERRTVHGETDELLNAKLKAAYRNGLVPVLCVGEGLEIRQSGQHVEHTLEQVRNDLAGLDAEQVSSLVIAYEPIWAIGTGEVAGPEDAQEMCAAIRSEIADLYDDAVAAKTRLLYGGSVKAANAASILKQRDVDGVLVGGASLDVTEFANIVRFEQHLVTD, from the coding sequence ATGACTACCTCGACCAACGGCAAATTTGATCGGACACCGCTGATCGCGGGCAACTGGAAGATGAACATGGACCATGTCCAGGGCATCACCCTCCTGCAGAAGCTGGCGTGGACGCTCAAGGACGCGCAGCACGACTACAACCGTGTGGAGGCGGCGATCTTCCCGCCGTTCACCGACCTGCGCAGCGTCCAGACCCTGATCCGGGGCGACAAGCTTGACCTGGAATACGGTGCACAGGATCTCTCGCCGCAGGATTCCGGCGCCTACACCGGCGACATCTCCGGTGCCTTCCTGTCCAAGCTGGGCTGCAAGTATGTCCTGGTAGGCCACAGCGAACGCCGCACCGTCCACGGCGAAACCGACGAACTGCTGAACGCAAAGCTCAAGGCCGCCTACCGCAATGGCCTGGTGCCGGTGCTCTGCGTGGGCGAAGGGCTGGAAATCCGGCAGTCGGGCCAGCACGTGGAGCACACCCTTGAGCAGGTCCGCAACGACCTGGCCGGCCTTGACGCCGAGCAGGTTTCCAGCCTGGTGATCGCCTACGAACCGATCTGGGCCATCGGCACGGGCGAAGTGGCCGGCCCCGAAGACGCACAGGAAATGTGCGCAGCCATCCGCAGCGAAATCGCTGACCTGTACGACGACGCCGTTGCCGCCAAGACCCGCCTGCTCTACGGGGGGTCCGTGAAGGCAGCAAATGCGGCAAGCATTCTGAAGCAGCGCGACGTCGACGGCGTGCTGGTGGGCGGCGCCAGTTTGGATGTCACCGAGTTTGCTAATATTGTCAGGTTCGAACAACACCTGGTGACCGACTGA
- a CDS encoding phosphoglycerate kinase: protein MTVKTLEELISDGVNDRYVLVRSDLNVPLDNGRVADDGRIRASIPTIGKLVEHGAKVIVMAHLGRPKGAPEEKYSLKPAADRLDELAPFAVEFAADVVGESAHALAASLAPGSVLVLENIRFDPRETSKNDDDRLALARELAGLTDNSGSYVDDAFGAVHRRHASVYDIAEVLPAYQGDLVTTEVEVLKKLTESPEQPYVVVLGGSKVSDKLAVIENLMERADYLLVGGGMVYTFLAAQGFKVGASLLEADQIENVKGYLSRAKEMGCEFVLPTDIVVADRFAADADSEVVPADAIENSRFAASGTGLDIGPDSAAAFAEKIRSARTIFWNGPMGVFEFDAFANGTRAIAQGLKDSDGFSVVGGGDSAAAVRKLGFSDSDFGHISTGGGASLEYLEGKKLPGLTVLNQ from the coding sequence ATGACAGTCAAGACTCTCGAGGAACTGATCAGCGACGGCGTCAATGATCGGTATGTGCTGGTCCGCTCGGACCTGAATGTGCCGCTGGACAACGGCCGGGTGGCCGACGACGGACGCATCCGTGCGTCCATCCCGACCATCGGGAAACTGGTGGAGCACGGAGCCAAGGTGATCGTCATGGCGCACCTGGGGCGGCCGAAGGGCGCGCCGGAGGAGAAGTACTCGCTGAAGCCCGCCGCTGACCGGCTGGACGAACTCGCACCGTTCGCAGTCGAGTTCGCCGCCGACGTGGTGGGTGAAAGCGCCCACGCGCTGGCGGCTTCGCTGGCACCGGGCTCCGTCCTGGTACTGGAGAACATCCGGTTCGATCCGCGCGAAACGTCGAAGAACGACGACGACCGCCTGGCGTTGGCCCGCGAACTTGCCGGACTGACGGACAACAGCGGATCGTACGTGGACGATGCTTTCGGTGCGGTGCACCGCAGGCACGCCAGCGTCTACGACATCGCCGAGGTGCTGCCCGCCTACCAGGGCGACCTGGTCACCACCGAGGTTGAGGTCCTGAAGAAGCTCACCGAGAGCCCCGAGCAGCCCTACGTCGTCGTTCTCGGCGGCTCGAAGGTCTCGGACAAGCTGGCCGTGATCGAGAACCTCATGGAGCGCGCAGACTACCTGCTCGTCGGCGGCGGCATGGTGTACACCTTCCTCGCCGCGCAGGGCTTCAAGGTCGGCGCTTCGCTGCTGGAGGCGGACCAGATCGAGAACGTCAAGGGCTACCTCAGCCGCGCCAAGGAGATGGGCTGCGAATTCGTGCTGCCCACCGACATCGTGGTTGCTGACAGGTTCGCGGCCGATGCGGACTCCGAAGTGGTCCCGGCCGACGCCATCGAGAACAGCCGGTTTGCTGCCTCCGGCACCGGACTGGACATTGGCCCGGATTCCGCTGCCGCCTTCGCCGAAAAGATCCGCTCCGCCCGCACCATTTTCTGGAACGGTCCCATGGGCGTCTTCGAGTTTGACGCGTTCGCCAACGGCACCCGCGCCATCGCGCAGGGGCTGAAGGACTCCGACGGCTTCTCGGTGGTGGGCGGCGGCGATTCCGCTGCCGCTGTCCGCAAACTCGGTTTCAGCGACAGCGACTTCGGGCACATTTCCACCGGCGGCGGTGCTTCGCTGGAGTACCTCGAAGGCAAGAAACTGCCGGGGCTGACCGTCCTCAACCAGTAA
- the gap gene encoding type I glyceraldehyde-3-phosphate dehydrogenase has product MTTRVGINGFGRIGRNYFRAALEQNADLDIVAVNDLTSPETLAHLLKYDSVTGRIGADVEVRNGDLVVGGKTIKVLAERDPANLPWKDLGVDVVIESTGFFTKAEDAKKHLDAGAKKVLISAPGKGADRTIVMGVNDGDYNAETDNIVSNASCTTNCLGPLAKVIHEAFGIERGLMTTVHAYTADQNLQDGPHRDLRRARAAALNIVPTSTGAAKAIGLVLPELDGKLDGFALRVPVPTGSVTDLTVTLSREASVEEINAVYKAASDGPLNGILRYTDEPIVSSDIVTDPASCIFDSGLTRVMGNEVKVVGWYDNEWGYSCRLVDLTKLVASSL; this is encoded by the coding sequence GTGACTACTCGTGTTGGAATCAACGGCTTCGGACGCATTGGACGAAACTACTTCCGCGCAGCACTGGAGCAGAACGCCGACCTCGACATTGTGGCCGTCAACGACCTGACCAGCCCCGAAACCCTGGCCCACCTCCTGAAGTACGACTCCGTGACCGGCCGCATCGGCGCTGACGTGGAAGTACGCAACGGGGACCTGGTTGTCGGCGGGAAGACCATCAAGGTCCTCGCCGAGCGGGACCCTGCCAACCTCCCCTGGAAGGACCTTGGCGTTGACGTCGTCATTGAGTCCACCGGGTTCTTCACCAAGGCAGAGGACGCCAAGAAGCACCTCGACGCCGGGGCCAAGAAGGTCCTGATCTCCGCTCCGGGCAAGGGTGCTGACCGCACCATCGTCATGGGCGTCAACGACGGCGACTACAACGCGGAGACCGACAACATCGTCTCCAACGCCTCCTGCACCACCAACTGCCTGGGCCCGCTGGCGAAGGTCATTCACGAGGCGTTCGGAATCGAGCGCGGCCTCATGACCACCGTTCACGCTTACACCGCTGACCAGAACCTCCAGGACGGCCCCCACCGCGACCTGCGCCGAGCCCGCGCGGCGGCGCTGAACATCGTGCCCACGTCCACCGGCGCCGCCAAGGCCATCGGCCTGGTCCTGCCGGAACTGGACGGCAAGCTGGACGGTTTCGCCCTCCGCGTGCCGGTGCCCACCGGTTCGGTCACCGACCTCACCGTCACGCTCAGCCGGGAAGCCTCCGTCGAGGAAATCAACGCCGTGTACAAGGCGGCATCCGACGGTCCGCTGAACGGCATCCTGCGCTACACGGATGAACCGATCGTGTCCTCGGACATTGTCACCGATCCGGCGTCGTGCATTTTCGACTCGGGACTGACCCGCGTGATGGGCAACGAGGTGAAGGTGGTCGGCTGGTACGACAACGAGTGGGGCTACTCCTGCCGCCTGGTGGACCTGACCAAACTGGTGGCGTCCAGCCTCTAG